The sequence AAGGAGGGAATTGAGAAAATGACGAAGACGTTAAAAATCGGCAACGTCGAAACGAAAAACAACGTCGTGCTCGCGCCGATGGCCGGCGTGTGCAACCCGGCGTTCCGCTTGATCGCGAAGGAGTTCGGCACCGGCCTCGTCTGCGCCGAGATGGTCAGCGACAAGGCGATCCTGCACGGCAACGCGCGCACGATGGAGATGCTGTTCGTGGACGAGCGCGAGAAGCCACTCAGTCTGCAAATTTTCGGCGGGGATCGGAACTCGCTCGTGGCGGCTGCGAAGCACGTCGACAAGCACACGAACGCCGACATTATCGACATCAACATGGGCTGCCCGGTCCCGAAGGTCGTCAGCTGCGATGCGGGCGCTCGTTGGCTGCTCGATCCGAATAAAATTTACGAGATGGTCTCCTCCGTCGTCGACGCGGTCGAGAAGCCGGTCACGGTGAAAATGCGAATCGGCTGGGACCATGAGCATATTTACGCCGTCCAAAACGCGCAAGCGGTAGAGCGGGCCGGCGGGAAAGCGGTGGCCGTGCACGGTCGTACGCGGGAACAGCTTTACACCGGCAAGGCGGATTGGGACATGATCCGTCAGGTGAAGGAAGCCGTGAACATTCCGGTCATCGGCAACGGGGACGTCGCGACGCCGGAAGACGCGAAGCGGATGCTCGACACGACGGGCTGCGACGGCGTTATGATCGGCCGAGGCGCGCTGGGCAACCCATGGATGCTGTACCGCACGGTCGAATATTTAACGAAAGGCGAGCTCCCGGCGGAGCCGGACGCGGCGGAGAAGATGCGCATCGCCATGCTTCATCTCGATCGTCTGATCGCGTTGAAGGGCGAGGCGGTCGCCGTGAAGGACATGCGCAAGCACTTCGCTTGGTATCTCAAAGGGCTGCGCGGCGCGGCGGAAGTGAAAAACCGGATCATGGAAGTGACCACGAGAGACCAAGTCGTCTCGATTTTGGACGATTACGTCGCGGCGCTCGAGAGCGGGATGTTGGAGCCTGGCGCGCTTTCCGTTGTTTGACATTTGCTCCCCCTTGAAATATAATCGTCAATAATTTAAGGCCTGCTTGTGTTGATTCGGCCCCGCTGTTCATATAGTAATCACAAGTCGGAATACCGAACCAAATTTTCAGACGACGGGAGCTACTTAAAATGACGGAGAAAGAGGTCATTTTAACCCAAGAAGGGTTGAAAAAGTTAGAGGAAGAGCTGGAGCACCTCAAATCGGTCAAGCGCCGCGAAGTCGCCGAACGGATCAAGGTCGCGATCGGATACGGCGATATCAGCGAGAATTCCGAATACGAAGACGCTAAGAACGAACAAGCCTTCATCGAAGGCCGAATCATCACCCTCGAGAAGATGCTTCGGAACGCGCGGATCATCAACGACGACGAAGTCGACACGAACACGGTGAGCGTAGGGTCGATCGTCATCTTGGAAGATCTCGAGTTTAAAGATACGGTCGAGTATTCGATCGTAGGCAGCGCCGAGTCCGATCCGCTGCAGAACAAGATTTCGAACGAGAGCCCGGTAGGCAAGGCGATCCTTGGCAAATCGAAGGGCTCGATCGTCGACGTGAACGTGCCCGCCGGCGTCATTCAGTATAAAATCATCGATATTAAGAAGAAGTAATATA comes from Paenibacillus antri and encodes:
- the dusB gene encoding tRNA dihydrouridine synthase DusB, which produces MTKTLKIGNVETKNNVVLAPMAGVCNPAFRLIAKEFGTGLVCAEMVSDKAILHGNARTMEMLFVDEREKPLSLQIFGGDRNSLVAAAKHVDKHTNADIIDINMGCPVPKVVSCDAGARWLLDPNKIYEMVSSVVDAVEKPVTVKMRIGWDHEHIYAVQNAQAVERAGGKAVAVHGRTREQLYTGKADWDMIRQVKEAVNIPVIGNGDVATPEDAKRMLDTTGCDGVMIGRGALGNPWMLYRTVEYLTKGELPAEPDAAEKMRIAMLHLDRLIALKGEAVAVKDMRKHFAWYLKGLRGAAEVKNRIMEVTTRDQVVSILDDYVAALESGMLEPGALSVV
- the greA gene encoding transcription elongation factor GreA, translated to MTEKEVILTQEGLKKLEEELEHLKSVKRREVAERIKVAIGYGDISENSEYEDAKNEQAFIEGRIITLEKMLRNARIINDDEVDTNTVSVGSIVILEDLEFKDTVEYSIVGSAESDPLQNKISNESPVGKAILGKSKGSIVDVNVPAGVIQYKIIDIKKK